A stretch of the Oceanicola sp. D3 genome encodes the following:
- a CDS encoding OmpA family protein codes for MTLRLALLAATLFAPCAGVADALRLEFPAGARQTAEQVESFGSYRVAISPFRNGDIQSLWAEGQVRQQAWQVQTRGMTTLQLLAPLREQVEAAGFEVIFECEARECGGFDFRYATENIPEPDMHVDLGDYRFMAAHRMGEERPEYVSFLVSRSSGRGFVQITRVGPEEAEADVLVASTKNPDIAAPDLAVEPDQDEVAGPPVGLTAPSTTAMPLTQQLEIHGRAVLEDLDFPTGSSRLEAGDYTSLDLLAGYLKTHPERSVVLVGHTDAEGSLAGNIALSKKRAGAVQARLTALGVPGSQIKAEGVGFLSPLTSNLTEKGRQANRRVEAILSSTE; via the coding sequence ATGACCCTTCGACTGGCCCTTCTGGCCGCAACGCTGTTTGCCCCCTGTGCGGGCGTTGCCGATGCCCTCAGGCTGGAGTTTCCGGCCGGTGCCCGCCAGACGGCGGAGCAGGTGGAGAGCTTTGGCAGCTACCGTGTTGCGATCAGCCCCTTCCGCAACGGCGACATCCAGAGCCTTTGGGCCGAGGGGCAGGTGCGCCAGCAGGCCTGGCAGGTGCAGACGCGGGGGATGACAACGCTGCAATTGCTCGCGCCGCTGCGCGAGCAGGTGGAAGCGGCGGGCTTTGAGGTGATCTTTGAATGCGAGGCGCGGGAGTGCGGCGGCTTTGATTTTCGCTATGCCACCGAGAACATCCCCGAGCCGGATATGCATGTGGACCTTGGCGATTATCGCTTCATGGCCGCGCATCGGATGGGCGAGGAGCGGCCTGAGTATGTGTCCTTCCTCGTGAGCCGCTCGTCGGGCCGGGGGTTTGTGCAGATCACCCGCGTCGGGCCGGAAGAGGCGGAGGCCGATGTGCTGGTGGCCTCGACCAAGAACCCCGACATTGCCGCGCCTGACCTTGCCGTGGAGCCGGATCAGGATGAGGTGGCCGGGCCGCCGGTGGGGCTCACGGCCCCGAGCACCACGGCGATGCCGCTCACCCAACAGCTTGAGATTCATGGCCGTGCAGTGCTGGAAGATCTGGATTTTCCCACCGGGTCCTCGCGGCTGGAGGCGGGCGATTATACCTCGCTCGATCTGCTGGCGGGCTACCTGAAGACCCACCCGGAGCGCTCTGTTGTGCTGGTGGGCCATACTGATGCCGAGGGCTCGCTGGCGGGCAATATCGCCCTGTCGAAAAAGCGCGCCGGGGCGGTGCAGGCGCGGCTGACGGCGCTGGGCGTGCCGGGCAGCCAGATCAAGGCCGAGGGCGTGGGCTTTCTGTCGCCGCTCACCTCAAACCTGACCGAGAAGGGCCGGCAGGCCAATCGGCGGGTGGAGGCCATTCTTTCATCAACGGAATAA
- a CDS encoding peroxidase-related enzyme (This protein belongs to a clade of uncharacterized proteins related to peroxidases such as the alkylhydroperoxidase AhpD.) — translation MRGRDLAKTESVTALDLPMVDPLPEDTAKYFDICEEKLGLVPNVLKAYAFDIDKLNAFTALYNDLMLADSGLTKLEREMIAVVVSSINHCFYCLVAHGQAVRALSGDPALGEQMVMNYRVADLPEKQRKMLDFAAKLTESCAKVDDEDRALLRAVGWSDRDIWDIASVAGFFNMTNRVATATEMQPNPEYHGQNR, via the coding sequence ATGAGAGGCAGAGATTTGGCAAAGACTGAGAGCGTGACAGCGCTCGACCTTCCCATGGTCGACCCGCTGCCCGAGGATACGGCGAAGTACTTCGACATTTGCGAGGAAAAGCTGGGCCTCGTGCCCAATGTGCTGAAGGCCTATGCCTTTGATATCGACAAGCTGAACGCCTTCACCGCGCTCTACAATGACCTGATGCTGGCCGACAGCGGGCTGACCAAACTGGAGCGCGAGATGATCGCGGTGGTCGTCTCTTCGATCAACCATTGCTTCTACTGTCTTGTCGCCCACGGGCAGGCGGTGCGGGCCCTCAGCGGCGACCCGGCGCTGGGGGAGCAGATGGTGATGAATTACCGGGTGGCCGACCTGCCCGAGAAGCAGCGCAAAATGCTCGATTTCGCTGCAAAATTGACAGAATCGTGCGCCAAGGTGGATGATGAAGACCGCGCCCTGCTGCGCGCTGTCGGTTGGAGCGACCGGGACATCTGGGATATCGCCTCGGTTGCTGGCTTCTTCAACATGACCAACCGTGTGGCGACGGCAACGGAAATGCAACCGAACCCGGAGTATCACGGCCAAAACCGATGA
- a CDS encoding N-acetyltransferase: MTPDLDALFAALDATWPAASMVEAGAWRVREGAGGGSRVSSATTADEEADLSEMEAAQAALGQTPLVRLRGEQARLEARLEAAGYVSKDPTNIRLAPVERLAAGALPPVRVFAVEFPPLTIQREMWAEGGIGPERVAVMERAKGPKTALLGRANDTPAGTAFVALDGDIAMLHALEVRSVMRRQGAAVNMMRGAARWAQDHGARWMTVLVTQQNAAANALYERLEMDLVGHYLYRQGQARQEAR, from the coding sequence GTGACACCCGACCTTGACGCCCTCTTCGCCGCGCTTGATGCCACATGGCCCGCAGCAAGCATGGTGGAGGCCGGGGCGTGGCGGGTGCGCGAGGGGGCCGGGGGCGGAAGCCGGGTGTCATCGGCCACAACGGCAGATGAAGAGGCCGATCTATCGGAGATGGAAGCCGCCCAAGCGGCGCTGGGGCAGACCCCGCTGGTGCGGCTGCGGGGCGAGCAGGCGCGGCTGGAGGCGCGGCTGGAGGCGGCGGGCTACGTGTCGAAAGACCCAACCAACATTCGCCTCGCCCCGGTTGAGCGCCTCGCGGCGGGCGCCTTGCCGCCTGTTCGGGTCTTTGCGGTGGAATTTCCGCCGCTGACCATTCAACGCGAGATGTGGGCCGAAGGCGGCATTGGCCCGGAGCGGGTGGCGGTGATGGAGCGGGCGAAAGGGCCGAAAACGGCGCTGCTGGGCCGCGCGAATGACACGCCGGCGGGCACAGCCTTTGTGGCCTTGGATGGCGATATTGCCATGTTGCACGCGCTGGAGGTGCGCAGCGTGATGCGTCGGCAAGGGGCCGCCGTCAACATGATGCGTGGCGCGGCGCGTTGGGCACAAGATCATGGCGCACGCTGGATGACAGTTCTCGTCACGCAACAGAATGCCGCGGCAAATGCGTTGTATGAACGGTTAGAAATGGATTTGGTGGGCCACTACCTGTATCGTCAGGGGCAGGCCCGACAAGAGGCCCGATGA
- a CDS encoding molybdopterin-binding protein, giving the protein MNNPTAAMLVIGDEILSGRTRDSNMHHLAGELTKRGIDLREVRVVSDERGAIVAAVQALSLRFDHVFTSGGIGPTHDDITAEAVAAAFGTTAPQRADALKLLGDHYAARGVEFTEARKRMARVPEGAALIENPVSIAPGFTLENVHVMAGVPSVFEAMVAGVLATLEGGAPLLSQSLRVMQGEGVVADPLGALAEEFADLSFGSYPFQQDGAYGTNIVVRGQDAARLDAAMVRLAELFGT; this is encoded by the coding sequence ATGAATAACCCGACCGCCGCGATGCTGGTGATTGGCGACGAGATCCTCTCTGGCCGCACCCGTGACAGCAACATGCACCACTTGGCGGGGGAGTTGACCAAACGGGGGATCGACCTGCGCGAAGTGCGGGTGGTGAGCGATGAGCGGGGCGCGATTGTGGCCGCCGTTCAGGCGCTGTCGCTGCGCTTTGACCATGTGTTCACCTCCGGCGGCATTGGCCCCACCCATGATGACATTACCGCCGAAGCGGTGGCCGCCGCCTTTGGCACCACCGCGCCGCAGCGCGCCGATGCGCTGAAGCTGCTGGGCGATCACTACGCGGCGCGGGGCGTTGAATTTACCGAGGCGCGCAAGCGGATGGCGCGGGTGCCGGAAGGCGCGGCGCTGATCGAGAACCCGGTGAGCATTGCGCCGGGTTTCACCCTTGAGAACGTGCATGTGATGGCCGGGGTGCCGAGCGTGTTTGAAGCGATGGTGGCGGGCGTGCTGGCCACGCTGGAAGGTGGCGCACCGCTGCTCAGCCAGAGCCTGCGGGTGATGCAGGGCGAGGGCGTAGTGGCTGATCCGCTGGGCGCGCTGGCGGAGGAATTTGCGGACCTGTCGTTTGGCTCCTACCCGTTTCAGCAGGACGGGGCCTATGGCACCAACATCGTGGTGCGCGGGCAGGATGCCGCGCGGCTGGATGCGGCGATGGTACGGCTGGCGGAGCTTTTTGGCACGTGA
- the sfsA gene encoding DNA/RNA nuclease SfsA, which yields MRFATPLVPARLLRRYKRFLADVQLEDGREVVAHCPNPGAMTGLAEPGTRVWLEPNDDPKKKLKFGWRLVEHESGHFTGIDTALPNRALAEALRAGTVPGLTGYAEIRAEVPYGEKSRVDFLLTGTGPACYLEIKSVTLMRQPGLAEFPDTVTARGARHMADLAAMAAQGHRAVVLFLVQRTDATRVSVAADIDPAYAEAFNAARAAGVEAMALSCSITPEAITPGAPLPLL from the coding sequence ATGCGCTTCGCCACCCCCCTCGTCCCGGCCCGCCTGCTGCGCCGCTACAAGCGGTTCCTCGCCGATGTTCAGCTGGAAGATGGCCGCGAGGTGGTGGCCCATTGCCCCAACCCCGGCGCGATGACCGGGCTGGCCGAGCCGGGCACCCGGGTTTGGCTGGAGCCCAACGATGATCCGAAGAAGAAGCTGAAATTCGGCTGGCGTCTGGTGGAGCACGAGAGCGGCCACTTCACCGGCATAGACACCGCCCTGCCCAATCGCGCGCTGGCCGAGGCGCTGCGGGCCGGCACCGTGCCCGGCCTCACCGGCTACGCCGAGATCCGCGCCGAAGTCCCCTATGGCGAGAAAAGCCGGGTGGATTTCCTGCTCACCGGCACCGGCCCCGCCTGCTACCTCGAAATCAAGAGCGTCACCCTCATGCGCCAACCGGGCCTCGCCGAGTTCCCCGATACCGTCACCGCCCGCGGCGCCCGCCACATGGCCGACCTCGCCGCCATGGCCGCGCAGGGCCACCGCGCCGTGGTGCTCTTCCTCGTCCAACGCACAGACGCCACCCGCGTCTCCGTCGCCGCCGATATCGACCCGGCCTATGCTGAGGCCTTCAACGCCGCCCGCGCCGCCGGGGTCGAGGCCATGGCGCTCTCATGCAGCATAACGCCCGAGGCGATCACCCCGGGCGCACCGCTTCCGCTACTGTAG
- a CDS encoding mechanosensitive ion channel family protein, whose translation MEFLNDLMSTPVGADKVLGDYLTIGFLASILGSVVTAILILIVGFVIAGWVKRRIVAIAEKNPKLDDTLFHFLGNIVRWVILGFCFLIILNTFGVQTTSIIAAIGAAGLAVGLALQGTLSNVAGGVMIIVFRPFKMGDFVEINGQMGTVKDITLNTTEIADLSNVQVIVPNSDVWGNTIKNYSTNKTRRAEWTFGVGYGANLAKAEQVIRDTIMADSRSKTDPEPFFQVTNLGDSSVDFLVRVWVDAGDYFAYKADITRKVKEALDSADIDIPFPTRTVYTMAAE comes from the coding sequence ATGGAATTTCTGAACGATCTGATGAGCACGCCTGTAGGGGCGGACAAGGTGTTGGGGGACTATCTGACGATAGGGTTCCTGGCCTCCATCCTCGGCAGCGTGGTGACGGCGATCCTGATCTTGATTGTCGGTTTCGTTATCGCCGGGTGGGTGAAACGGCGGATCGTCGCCATTGCCGAGAAGAACCCGAAGCTGGATGACACGCTGTTCCACTTCCTTGGCAATATCGTGCGCTGGGTGATCCTTGGGTTCTGTTTCCTGATCATTCTCAACACCTTCGGGGTGCAGACCACCTCGATCATCGCCGCGATCGGTGCCGCCGGTCTGGCGGTTGGCCTTGCGTTGCAGGGCACGCTCTCGAACGTGGCGGGGGGCGTGATGATCATCGTGTTCAGGCCGTTCAAGATGGGGGATTTCGTGGAGATCAACGGGCAGATGGGCACGGTGAAGGACATCACGCTGAACACCACCGAAATTGCCGACCTCAGCAATGTGCAGGTGATCGTGCCCAACAGCGATGTCTGGGGCAACACGATCAAGAATTACTCCACCAACAAGACCCGCCGCGCGGAGTGGACCTTTGGCGTGGGCTATGGTGCGAACCTTGCGAAGGCGGAGCAGGTGATCCGCGACACGATCATGGCTGACAGCCGCTCCAAGACCGATCCTGAGCCGTTCTTTCAGGTGACGAACCTTGGCGACAGTTCGGTGGATTTCCTCGTGCGGGTCTGGGTCGATGCGGGCGATTACTTTGCCTACAAGGCGGATATCACCCGCAAGGTGAAAGAGGCGCTGGACAGCGCGGATATCGACATCCCCTTCCCGACGCGGACGGTTTACACGATGGCCGCCGAGTGA
- the map gene encoding type I methionyl aminopeptidase, protein MDETRERLTRDGIRIHAAEDFAGMHAAGKLAAEILDACIPLVVPGATTGEIDAEIERRVNDAGAKSATIGYKGYKHASCISVNHVVCHGIPGEKKLKDGDILNIDVTVIVDGWFGDTSRMFVAGNLSRKSERLIEVTHDALMHGIEAARPGKTFGDIGHAIQSYVESHRMSVVRDFCGHGLGRVFHAPPNVLHYGRPGTGPVLEEGMFFTIEPMVNLGRPETKVLSDDWTAVTRDKSLSAQFEHSVGITADGAEIFTLSPAGRFHPTYS, encoded by the coding sequence ATGGATGAAACGCGCGAGCGGCTGACACGAGACGGTATTCGCATTCACGCGGCGGAAGACTTCGCCGGGATGCACGCAGCAGGCAAGCTGGCCGCAGAAATTCTGGATGCCTGCATTCCCCTTGTGGTGCCCGGCGCCACCACCGGCGAGATCGACGCAGAGATCGAGCGGCGGGTCAACGACGCCGGGGCCAAATCGGCCACCATCGGCTACAAGGGCTACAAGCACGCCTCCTGCATCTCGGTAAACCACGTGGTCTGCCACGGCATCCCCGGCGAGAAAAAGCTGAAGGATGGCGACATTCTCAACATCGACGTCACGGTGATTGTCGATGGCTGGTTTGGCGATACCTCGCGCATGTTCGTGGCCGGCAATCTCTCTCGAAAGTCCGAGCGGCTGATCGAGGTGACCCATGATGCGCTGATGCACGGCATCGAGGCGGCCCGCCCGGGCAAAACCTTCGGCGACATCGGCCATGCGATCCAAAGCTATGTCGAAAGCCACCGCATGAGCGTGGTGCGCGATTTCTGCGGCCACGGGCTGGGCCGGGTGTTTCACGCCCCGCCCAACGTGCTGCACTATGGCCGCCCCGGCACCGGCCCTGTGCTGGAAGAGGGCATGTTTTTCACCATCGAACCGATGGTCAACCTCGGGCGCCCCGAAACCAAGGTTCTGTCAGATGACTGGACAGCCGTGACCCGCGACAAGTCGCTCTCGGCACAGTTCGAGCATTCTGTCGGCATCACCGCCGATGGGGCAGAGATTTTCACGCTCTCGCCCGCAGGCCGCTTCCACCCCACCTACAGCTAA
- a CDS encoding HAD family phosphatase yields the protein MTPELVIFDCDGVLVDSEGPLAALAVEDLAGHGFEVAPDDFHDRFVGGTLADVERRLREAGAKLPEGWTDSLYEKVFVLMDAGVPLSEGTAEMLDWLEGAGVQVAVASNGPMRKMQGSLGASGLFVRLGGRIFSAHDHGTAKPQPGLLLKAAEAAGVHPARAVMVDDSPVGAAAAKAAGMRFFGYVEHGNAEKMAALDVPLVRSMRELRAGLEGLGLG from the coding sequence ATGACCCCGGAACTTGTGATTTTTGACTGCGATGGCGTGCTGGTGGACAGCGAGGGGCCATTGGCGGCGTTGGCGGTGGAAGACCTTGCGGGGCATGGCTTTGAGGTTGCGCCGGACGACTTCCATGACCGTTTCGTGGGCGGCACGCTGGCTGATGTGGAGCGGCGCTTGCGCGAGGCGGGGGCAAAGCTGCCCGAGGGGTGGACCGACAGCCTTTATGAAAAGGTTTTTGTGCTGATGGACGCGGGCGTGCCGTTGAGCGAGGGCACGGCGGAGATGCTGGACTGGCTTGAAGGCGCGGGCGTGCAGGTGGCGGTGGCCTCCAACGGACCGATGCGCAAGATGCAGGGCTCGCTTGGCGCGTCGGGGCTGTTCGTGCGGTTGGGCGGGCGGATCTTTTCGGCCCATGATCATGGCACTGCCAAGCCACAGCCGGGACTGCTGCTGAAGGCGGCGGAGGCTGCCGGGGTGCATCCGGCGCGGGCTGTGATGGTGGATGACAGCCCGGTGGGCGCGGCGGCGGCAAAGGCCGCCGGGATGCGGTTTTTCGGCTATGTCGAACATGGCAATGCCGAGAAGATGGCGGCGCTGGACGTGCCCTTGGTGCGCTCGATGCGCGAGCTGCGCGCAGGGTTGGAGGGGTTGGGACTTGGCTGA
- the rsmD gene encoding 16S rRNA (guanine(966)-N(2))-methyltransferase RsmD, with protein sequence MRIVGGKFRGTALAALGKGDAGAHLRPTSDRVREALFNVLASRGGVEGARVLDLFAGTGALGLEALSRGASHVTAVDDGHKARALIRENIEKLRAMGEVKLYRRDACRMGENRGAAFDLVFLDPPYGKGLGQRALASAVGGGWIAEGALIVWEEAAPMEPPEGFALEGHRAYGDTHITLMERQ encoded by the coding sequence GTGAGGATCGTTGGTGGCAAGTTTCGCGGCACGGCGCTGGCGGCGCTGGGCAAGGGCGATGCGGGGGCGCATTTGCGGCCCACGTCCGACCGGGTGCGGGAGGCGCTTTTCAACGTGCTGGCGAGCCGGGGCGGCGTGGAAGGCGCGCGGGTGCTCGACCTCTTCGCCGGGACCGGGGCGCTGGGGCTGGAAGCCCTGAGCCGGGGCGCGAGCCATGTGACGGCGGTGGATGACGGGCACAAGGCGCGGGCGCTCATTCGGGAAAACATCGAGAAGCTGCGCGCGATGGGCGAGGTGAAGCTCTATCGCCGCGATGCCTGCCGGATGGGCGAGAACCGGGGCGCGGCGTTTGACCTCGTGTTTCTTGATCCGCCCTATGGCAAGGGCCTCGGGCAGCGGGCGCTGGCCTCTGCCGTGGGGGGCGGCTGGATTGCCGAGGGGGCGCTGATCGTTTGGGAAGAAGCCGCGCCGATGGAGCCGCCGGAGGGGTTTGCGCTGGAGGGCCACAGGGCCTATGGCGACACGCATATAACCCTGATGGAGCGCCAATGA
- a CDS encoding NAD(P)/FAD-dependent oxidoreductase, whose amino-acid sequence MDIVVIGAGQAGSSLVSKLRALGHEGGITLIGEEPVVPYQRPPLSKAYLLGEMDIERLYLRSEEFYAEQNITLKLGTQVTGIDREHREVHLGEERVKYDMLALTTGSTPRRLPAAIGGDLDGVFTVRTLADIDRMQPELGAGKKALIIGGGYIGLEAAAVCAKLGLDVTLVEMADRILQRVAAPQTSDYFRALHKSHGVDIREGTGLEKLIGEGRVSGALLTDGEELAADVVIVGVGITPCTQIAELGGLILDNGIKTDAFGRTSDPAIFAAGDCASFPWKDGRIRLESVGNAIDQAEVVAANMLGAEKPYVARPWFWSDQYDTKLQIAGLNTGYDEIVTRGEGDAVSFWYYCGDELRAVDALNDPRAYMVGKRLIEAGKSPDKAALADPATELKALLKA is encoded by the coding sequence ATGGATATCGTCGTGATCGGGGCAGGGCAGGCGGGGTCGTCGCTGGTGAGCAAGCTGCGGGCGTTGGGCCATGAGGGCGGTATTACACTGATCGGCGAGGAGCCGGTGGTGCCCTATCAACGCCCGCCGCTGAGCAAGGCCTACCTGCTGGGCGAGATGGACATTGAGCGGCTCTACCTGCGCAGCGAAGAGTTTTATGCCGAGCAGAACATCACCCTGAAGCTGGGCACGCAGGTGACGGGGATCGACCGCGAGCACCGGGAGGTGCATCTGGGCGAGGAGCGGGTGAAATACGACATGCTGGCGCTGACAACGGGCAGCACCCCGCGCCGCCTGCCTGCGGCGATTGGCGGTGATCTCGACGGTGTGTTCACCGTGCGCACGCTGGCTGACATCGACCGGATGCAGCCGGAGCTGGGCGCGGGCAAGAAGGCGCTGATCATCGGCGGTGGTTACATCGGGCTGGAGGCGGCGGCGGTGTGCGCCAAGCTGGGGCTGGATGTGACGCTGGTGGAGATGGCCGACCGGATTTTGCAGCGGGTTGCCGCGCCGCAGACCTCGGATTACTTCCGCGCGCTGCACAAGAGCCATGGCGTCGACATCCGCGAGGGCACCGGGCTGGAGAAGCTGATTGGCGAGGGCCGTGTGAGTGGCGCGTTGCTGACCGATGGCGAAGAACTGGCGGCGGACGTTGTGATTGTGGGCGTGGGCATCACCCCCTGTACCCAGATTGCCGAGCTGGGCGGGCTTATCCTGGACAACGGGATCAAGACCGATGCGTTCGGCCGCACTTCGGACCCGGCGATTTTTGCCGCCGGGGATTGTGCGTCTTTTCCGTGGAAGGACGGGCGCATCCGGCTGGAGTCGGTGGGCAATGCGATTGACCAGGCGGAGGTGGTGGCGGCCAATATGCTGGGGGCGGAGAAGCCCTATGTCGCCCGCCCATGGTTCTGGAGCGACCAGTATGACACCAAGCTGCAAATCGCCGGGCTGAACACCGGCTATGACGAGATCGTCACCCGGGGCGAGGGCGATGCGGTGAGCTTTTGGTATTACTGCGGCGACGAGCTGCGGGCGGTGGATGCGCTGAACGATCCACGGGCCTACATGGTGGGCAAGCGGCTGATCGAGGCTGGCAAGAGCCCCGACAAGGCGGCGCTGGCCGACCCGGCGACCGAGCTGAAGGCGCTGCTGAAGGCGTGA
- a CDS encoding peroxiredoxin, producing MQISVGDTLPSATFVRMGAEGPEQVALKDITTGKKVVIFGLPGAFTGVCSTSHMPSFIDNMDKLREAGVAEVICVSVNDPFVLDAWAKDTGADKAGIHLLGDAEASFTKEIGMAFTAPPVGLIDRSQRYALIAYDNVVQTLNIENSPGECSISGGNAILDAL from the coding sequence ATGCAAATCTCGGTCGGCGACACGCTACCATCGGCAACTTTCGTGCGGATGGGCGCTGAGGGGCCCGAACAAGTGGCCCTGAAAGACATCACCACCGGCAAGAAGGTCGTAATCTTCGGCCTGCCCGGCGCTTTCACCGGCGTCTGCTCCACATCCCACATGCCCAGCTTCATCGACAACATGGACAAATTGCGCGAGGCCGGCGTGGCCGAGGTGATCTGCGTGTCGGTCAACGATCCCTTCGTGCTGGACGCATGGGCAAAGGACACCGGCGCCGACAAGGCCGGCATCCACCTGCTGGGCGACGCCGAGGCGAGCTTCACCAAAGAAATCGGCATGGCCTTCACCGCCCCGCCCGTCGGCCTGATCGACCGCTCCCAGCGCTACGCCCTCATCGCCTACGACAACGTGGTGCAAACCCTCAACATCGAGAACAGCCCCGGCGAATGCTCGATCTCCGGCGGCAACGCGATCCTCGACGCGCTGTAA
- a CDS encoding 4a-hydroxytetrahydrobiopterin dehydratase, protein MTLEELLAAGWEKDGEVLAKSFKFRNFSEAFGWMARVALAAEKADHHPDWSNSWNKVEVRLTTHSEKALTEKDLALASVMERLAG, encoded by the coding sequence TTGACCCTTGAGGAGTTGCTGGCTGCGGGCTGGGAGAAGGACGGGGAGGTTCTGGCGAAGAGTTTTAAGTTCCGGAATTTCTCGGAGGCTTTCGGCTGGATGGCGCGGGTGGCGCTGGCCGCAGAGAAGGCGGACCATCATCCGGATTGGTCGAATTCTTGGAACAAGGTCGAGGTGCGGTTGACGACGCATTCGGAAAAGGCGCTGACGGAGAAGGATTTGGCGCTGGCTTCGGTGATGGAGCGGTTGGCGGGGTAG
- a CDS encoding GNAT family N-acetyltransferase, which produces MDGSREISVETIDSLGAVTPEDWDACAAPGGGRAEDPFTTYRFLKALEDSGSVGGRSGWQPTYLLARAGEELIACAPMYAKFHSQGEYVFDHSWAHAFERAGGEYYPKLQIAAPFTPVPGRRFLVKPGWERIGMSALVQGAVQVAAKAGLSGVHATFCTEEEAEAGAQMGLMHRRGQQFHWENRGYADFDGFLADLSSRKRKMIRKERRQAQGFGGRILRLTGEQIEPEHWDAFWQFYQDTGARKWGSPYLTRSFFDEVQAGMRDDVLLVLAERDGAYVAGALNFIGRDALFGRYWGCTEHHPCLHFELCYYVAIEEAIARGLARVEAGAQGEHKLARGYLPKETHSLHWVADEGFRRAIADFLEEEARAVDYEIEVLTGYGPFRREYREEQD; this is translated from the coding sequence ATGGACGGCTCCCGCGAGATCAGCGTTGAAACGATAGACAGCCTCGGCGCGGTGACGCCCGAGGATTGGGACGCCTGCGCCGCGCCGGGCGGCGGGCGGGCTGAAGACCCGTTTACCACCTATCGGTTTTTGAAGGCGCTGGAAGACAGTGGCTCGGTGGGCGGGCGCAGCGGTTGGCAGCCGACCTACCTGCTGGCGCGGGCGGGCGAAGAGCTGATCGCCTGCGCGCCGATGTATGCCAAGTTTCACAGCCAGGGTGAGTATGTGTTTGACCACTCTTGGGCCCATGCCTTTGAGCGGGCTGGGGGTGAATATTACCCGAAATTGCAGATTGCCGCGCCCTTCACCCCGGTGCCGGGACGGCGCTTTTTGGTGAAGCCCGGCTGGGAGCGGATCGGGATGAGCGCGCTGGTGCAGGGCGCGGTGCAGGTGGCGGCGAAGGCCGGGCTTTCTGGCGTGCATGCCACGTTTTGCACCGAGGAAGAGGCCGAGGCGGGCGCGCAGATGGGGCTGATGCACCGGCGGGGGCAGCAGTTTCATTGGGAGAACCGGGGCTATGCGGATTTTGACGGGTTTCTCGCCGATCTGAGCAGCCGCAAGCGCAAGATGATCCGAAAGGAGCGGCGGCAGGCGCAGGGGTTTGGCGGGCGTATCCTGCGGCTGACCGGCGAGCAGATCGAGCCGGAGCATTGGGATGCCTTCTGGCAGTTTTATCAGGACACCGGGGCGCGGAAATGGGGCTCGCCCTACCTGACGCGGTCGTTCTTTGACGAGGTGCAGGCCGGGATGCGCGATGACGTGCTTTTGGTGCTGGCCGAACGTGACGGGGCCTATGTGGCCGGCGCGCTCAACTTCATCGGGCGCGACGCGCTGTTTGGCCGGTATTGGGGCTGCACCGAGCACCACCCCTGCCTGCATTTCGAGCTGTGCTACTACGTGGCCATCGAGGAGGCGATTGCGCGCGGGCTGGCGCGGGTGGAGGCCGGGGCGCAGGGCGAGCACAAGCTGGCGCGGGGGTATTTGCCGAAGGAGACGCACTCGCTGCATTGGGTGGCCGACGAGGGCTTCAGGCGGGCGATTGCGGATTTTCTGGAAGAGGAGGCCCGGGCGGTGGATTACGAGATTGAAGTGCTGACGGGCTACGGGCCGTTCAGGCGCGAGTATCGGGAGGAGCAGGATTGA